A window from Pseudomonas kribbensis encodes these proteins:
- a CDS encoding catalase, whose product MKKLTTAAGAPVVDNNNSQTAGPRGPVLLQDVWLLEKLAHFDREVIPERRMHAKGSGAFGTFTVTRDISRYTKARLFSSVGKTTDIFVRFSTVAGERGAADAERDIRGFAIKFYTEQGNWDLVGNNTPVFFLRDPLKFPDLNHAVKRDPRTNLRSARNNWDFWTLLPEALHQVTIVMSERGLPRTYRHMHGFGSHTFSFISPANERFWVKFTWKTEQGIENLTDQQAATLIGDDRESAQRDLYTSIEEGRFPQWKLYVQVMPELDAETYPINPFDLTKVWPHKDYPLIEVGVLELNRNPDNYFADVEQAAFNPANVVPGISFSPDKMLQARLFSYGDAQRYRVGVNHHQIPVNAPRCPVNSYHRDGQMRTDSNAGSTPGYEPNSHGQWVEQPDFSEPPLALKGSAGHWDHREDDDCFSQPGALFRAMTMAQKQALFDNTARSIHGASAASKQRHIDHCTRADPAYGAGVAHAIEALG is encoded by the coding sequence ATGAAAAAGCTGACGACCGCCGCCGGCGCACCAGTGGTGGATAACAACAACTCGCAGACCGCCGGCCCGCGAGGCCCGGTGCTGTTGCAAGACGTATGGCTGCTGGAAAAGCTGGCGCATTTCGATCGTGAGGTCATTCCCGAACGGCGCATGCACGCCAAGGGTTCGGGAGCATTCGGCACCTTCACCGTCACCCGTGACATCAGCCGCTATACCAAGGCCAGACTGTTTTCCAGCGTGGGCAAAACCACCGATATCTTCGTCCGGTTTTCCACCGTGGCCGGCGAGCGTGGTGCCGCCGATGCCGAACGTGACATTCGCGGGTTTGCCATCAAGTTCTATACCGAGCAAGGCAACTGGGATCTGGTGGGCAACAACACGCCGGTGTTTTTTCTGCGCGATCCGCTGAAATTTCCCGACCTCAACCATGCGGTCAAACGCGACCCGCGCACCAACCTGCGTAGCGCCCGCAACAACTGGGATTTCTGGACGCTGCTGCCCGAGGCGCTGCATCAGGTGACGATCGTCATGAGTGAGCGCGGGTTGCCGCGCACCTACCGCCACATGCACGGCTTCGGCAGCCATACGTTCAGTTTCATCAGCCCGGCGAACGAGCGATTCTGGGTGAAATTCACCTGGAAGACCGAGCAAGGCATCGAGAACCTGACCGATCAGCAAGCCGCAACACTGATCGGCGATGATCGCGAAAGTGCCCAGCGCGACCTGTACACCAGCATCGAGGAAGGCCGCTTCCCGCAATGGAAGCTCTACGTGCAAGTGATGCCGGAGCTGGACGCCGAGACGTACCCGATCAATCCCTTCGACCTGACCAAGGTCTGGCCCCACAAGGATTACCCGTTGATCGAAGTCGGTGTACTCGAACTCAACCGCAACCCCGACAACTACTTCGCCGACGTCGAGCAGGCAGCCTTCAACCCGGCCAACGTCGTGCCCGGCATCAGTTTCTCACCGGACAAGATGCTCCAGGCCCGCCTGTTCTCCTACGGCGATGCACAGCGCTATCGCGTGGGCGTCAATCATCATCAGATCCCGGTGAACGCCCCACGCTGCCCGGTCAACAGCTATCACCGGGACGGCCAGATGCGCACTGATTCGAATGCAGGCAGCACCCCCGGCTACGAACCCAACAGCCATGGCCAATGGGTCGAACAACCGGATTTCAGCGAGCCACCGCTGGCCCTCAAAGGCAGCGCGGGGCACTGGGATCACCGGGAGGACGACGACTGTTTTTCGCAACCCGGCGCGCTGTTCCGGGCCATGACCATGGCCCAGAAACAGGCCCTGTTCGATAACACCGCGCGCTCGATTCATGGTGCCAGCGCAGCGTCGAAACAACGACACATCGACCACTGCACCCGGGCAGATCCGGCGTATGGCGCAGGGGTTGCGCACGCCATTGAGGCACTCGGCTGA
- a CDS encoding CynX/NimT family MFS transporter has translation MAITRNLSSSQQAITAVIGLLILSIALRPPIISVGPILLLIQQHFQLSYTQAALLTSIPDVCMGVFALVVPSLARRFGIDRSVVVALTLLGASTLLRALSPNAFFLLGSTFFASVGIAVAGAMTGAWIKTHFAQRPALFMGIYAGGLSLGATLAAVFSAPIAELAQDWRISAGFWSVLCLTAIASWVWMARRFATSAPVVKSSHQRKRLPWGNPQAWLIALNFGAGQFVVYALFAWMAPASVEAATSSVSPGILLGIFTAVFAVASVGAGLIPGKAHDRRGLLGLSALLALLGLGGMAFLPAYWPMLYVVLAAIGLGMGFTVAMTLPLDHASTSEQAGLWTVFMLFIGYLIAALGPLLFGALREYTGHYGPAYTLLFAVLLLMLGITPLLRLAPAASPQVSAA, from the coding sequence ATGGCAATCACCCGCAATCTCTCCAGCAGCCAGCAGGCCATTACGGCGGTGATCGGCCTGCTGATCCTGTCCATCGCCCTGCGGCCGCCAATCATTTCGGTGGGGCCGATTCTGCTGTTGATCCAGCAGCACTTCCAGTTGAGCTACACCCAGGCCGCGCTGCTGACTTCGATCCCCGACGTCTGCATGGGCGTGTTCGCGCTGGTGGTTCCGAGCCTGGCCAGACGCTTCGGGATCGATCGCAGCGTGGTTGTCGCACTGACGCTGCTGGGAGCCTCGACCTTGCTGCGGGCGCTCTCGCCGAATGCATTTTTCCTGCTCGGCAGTACGTTCTTTGCCAGCGTCGGCATTGCGGTCGCCGGCGCAATGACCGGCGCGTGGATCAAGACTCACTTTGCGCAACGCCCGGCACTGTTCATGGGCATCTATGCCGGCGGATTGAGCCTGGGCGCGACCCTCGCGGCAGTGTTCAGCGCGCCGATTGCCGAGCTGGCGCAGGACTGGCGGATCAGCGCCGGGTTCTGGAGCGTACTGTGCCTCACTGCCATCGCCAGTTGGGTGTGGATGGCGCGGCGTTTTGCGACATCGGCGCCAGTGGTGAAGTCGTCGCACCAGCGCAAGCGCCTGCCGTGGGGCAATCCGCAGGCGTGGCTGATCGCGTTGAATTTCGGTGCAGGTCAGTTTGTGGTTTACGCCCTCTTCGCCTGGATGGCGCCTGCGTCGGTGGAAGCGGCCACGTCGAGTGTGTCCCCGGGCATCCTGCTGGGGATTTTTACGGCGGTGTTCGCCGTTGCCAGCGTGGGTGCGGGGCTGATTCCGGGCAAGGCTCACGACCGGCGCGGCCTGCTCGGGCTGTCGGCGTTGCTGGCCCTGCTGGGGCTGGGCGGCATGGCGTTTCTGCCGGCGTACTGGCCGATGCTTTATGTCGTGCTCGCAGCCATCGGGCTGGGCATGGGTTTCACCGTGGCCATGACCTTGCCGCTGGATCACGCCAGCACCAGCGAGCAGGCCGGATTGTGGACGGTGTTCATGCTGTTCATCGGTTACCTGATCGCCGCGCTCGGGCCGTTGCTGTTCGGTGCTTTGCGCGAATACACCGGACACTATGGCCCGGCGTACACCTTGCTGTTCGCGGTTCTGCTGTTGATGCTCGGCATCACCCCGCTGCTCAGACTGGCACCGGCAGCATCGCCACAGGTGTCTGCTGCCTGA
- a CDS encoding alpha/beta fold hydrolase: protein MKRTLTALTLAAGLCLGMSAFAQSTKPTVVLVHGAFADASSWNGVAKILEKDGYTVIAAANPLRGVKSDGAAVSALLSSIQAPVVLVGHSYGGNVISEAANDHANVKALVYVSAFAPEAGETVAGLAGKFPGSTLGPTLAAPVALADGGKDLYIQQSKFHDQFAADVPAAQAALMAATQRPVTEAALNEQAGTPAWKHVPSWYIYGDKDKNIPPQAMAFMAKRADAKAVEVVKGGSHVVMVSNPVPVARLIEKAAAAN, encoded by the coding sequence ATGAAAAGAACATTGACTGCATTGACCCTCGCTGCCGGCCTGTGCCTGGGCATGAGTGCCTTCGCCCAATCCACCAAACCGACCGTGGTACTCGTGCACGGCGCCTTTGCCGACGCGTCGAGCTGGAACGGCGTGGCGAAGATTCTCGAGAAGGATGGCTACACGGTGATCGCCGCCGCCAATCCGCTGCGCGGCGTCAAGAGCGATGGCGCGGCGGTTTCCGCCTTGCTGAGCAGCATCCAGGCGCCGGTGGTGCTGGTCGGTCACTCCTATGGCGGCAACGTCATCAGTGAGGCGGCCAACGATCATGCCAATGTCAAAGCGCTGGTGTATGTCAGTGCCTTTGCGCCCGAGGCCGGTGAAACCGTCGCCGGACTCGCCGGCAAGTTTCCCGGCAGCACCCTCGGCCCGACACTGGCGGCGCCCGTCGCACTGGCCGATGGAGGCAAGGACTTGTATATCCAGCAGAGCAAGTTTCACGATCAGTTCGCCGCCGATGTCCCGGCCGCACAAGCGGCGTTGATGGCCGCGACCCAACGCCCGGTTACCGAAGCGGCGCTGAACGAGCAGGCCGGCACGCCTGCCTGGAAACACGTTCCGTCGTGGTACATCTACGGCGACAAAGACAAGAACATCCCGCCCCAGGCGATGGCGTTCATGGCCAAACGTGCCGATGCCAAGGCAGTCGAGGTGGTCAAGGGCGGCTCTCACGTGGTGATGGTGTCGAACCCGGTACCGGTGGCCCGATTGATTGAAAAAGCCGCTGCGGCCAACTGA
- a CDS encoding organic hydroperoxide resistance protein, whose product MINIEKTLYTAQTCTTGGREGTARSHDGRLDLRLSPPGAPGTGTNPEQLFAVCWSACFLGSLRHACNARKIGFPANAGVEAQVDLVHAEHGFFLQARLAVSLPEIEPEVALQLIEAAHQNCPYSKATRSNINVSITLA is encoded by the coding sequence ATGATCAACATCGAAAAAACGCTCTACACCGCACAGACCTGCACCACAGGAGGCCGTGAGGGGACCGCACGCAGTCACGATGGTCGACTTGATCTCAGGCTCTCTCCACCGGGCGCACCGGGGACGGGAACCAATCCCGAGCAGTTGTTCGCGGTGTGCTGGTCGGCTTGCTTTCTCGGTTCCCTGCGCCACGCCTGCAACGCTCGCAAGATCGGCTTCCCGGCAAACGCCGGGGTGGAGGCTCAAGTCGACCTCGTACACGCAGAGCACGGGTTCTTCCTGCAGGCCCGCCTGGCCGTGTCGTTGCCGGAGATCGAGCCGGAAGTGGCGCTCCAGCTGATCGAAGCGGCGCACCAGAATTGCCCCTACTCCAAAGCCACGCGCAGCAACATCAACGTCAGCATCACCCTCGCCTGA
- a CDS encoding AraC family transcriptional regulator has translation MKQEVRKVVARLESAPRSERYPDYQDVPRVMTVLVRDQATGEYNEPHVHRHGQLLYASNGVMRVATERGLWILPPKRALWIPPGMIHDQLMLSAVKMRSIYIEPQVCAGLGDHCKVLEIPGLLRELILALADQPIEYPQEGRNAHIVALILSELQAARTLPIEVPWPVDRRLVTVCEAILQDPGQDHSIGYWADRVGASSRTLIRLFVNETGLNFRHWLQQVRLATAIDRLDKGQSVGVIARDLGYASQSAFSAMFRRVMGESPREFLVRD, from the coding sequence ATGAAACAAGAGGTGCGCAAGGTCGTCGCCAGGCTTGAGTCCGCGCCGCGCAGCGAACGCTATCCCGACTATCAGGATGTGCCACGGGTGATGACCGTGCTGGTGCGCGATCAGGCCACCGGCGAATACAACGAACCGCACGTGCATCGGCACGGGCAGTTGCTGTATGCCTCGAACGGCGTGATGCGGGTGGCCACCGAACGCGGGTTGTGGATCCTGCCGCCGAAGCGGGCGCTGTGGATTCCGCCCGGAATGATCCACGATCAGTTGATGCTGAGCGCAGTCAAGATGCGCTCGATCTACATCGAGCCGCAGGTCTGCGCCGGGCTGGGCGATCACTGCAAAGTGCTGGAGATCCCCGGACTGCTGCGCGAGTTGATTCTGGCCTTGGCCGACCAGCCGATCGAATACCCGCAGGAAGGGCGCAACGCGCACATCGTGGCGTTGATACTCAGTGAACTGCAGGCGGCGCGGACGTTGCCGATCGAAGTGCCGTGGCCGGTCGACAGGCGACTGGTCACGGTGTGTGAGGCGATTCTGCAGGACCCCGGACAAGACCATTCGATCGGCTATTGGGCAGACCGGGTTGGCGCCAGCTCCCGTACGCTGATTCGCCTGTTCGTCAATGAAACCGGCCTGAATTTCCGCCACTGGCTGCAACAGGTGCGGCTGGCGACCGCCATCGACCGGCTCGACAAAGGCCAGTCCGTCGGGGTGATTGCCCGGGACCTGGGCTATGCCAGCCAGAGTGCCTTCAGCGCAATGTTCAGACGGGTGATGGGCGAATCGCCCCGTGAGTTTCTCGTTCGCGATTAG
- a CDS encoding creatininase family protein, translated as MLLYLSTWSEIAQFLERSRTIVIPIGSNEQHGPTGLLGTDWMCPEIIAHEAQKSADILIAPTFNIGMAQHHLGFPGTISLRPSTFIAAIADWTRSLAAHGFEKIFFLNGHGGNIASIEAAFSELYAEASFARRKAGFALKLCNWWDLEGVNELARDQFPTGHGIHATPSEIAVTQWAYPDSIKSAVYSPQIANWGPIREAADFRARHPDGRMGSDPAQASPEKGRQLVEMAARGLVQEVQAFSRESLPD; from the coding sequence ATGCTTTTATACCTATCGACCTGGTCCGAAATCGCCCAATTCCTCGAACGCAGCCGCACCATCGTCATCCCGATTGGCTCCAACGAGCAGCACGGGCCGACCGGCCTGCTGGGCACCGACTGGATGTGCCCGGAGATCATCGCCCATGAAGCGCAGAAAAGTGCAGACATCCTGATCGCCCCGACCTTCAATATCGGCATGGCGCAACATCACCTCGGTTTCCCCGGCACCATTTCGCTCAGGCCCTCGACCTTCATCGCCGCCATCGCGGACTGGACCCGTTCGCTGGCCGCCCACGGCTTTGAAAAGATCTTTTTCCTCAATGGCCACGGCGGCAACATCGCCTCGATCGAAGCGGCGTTTTCGGAGCTGTACGCCGAGGCGAGTTTTGCCCGGCGCAAGGCCGGGTTCGCCCTGAAACTCTGCAACTGGTGGGATCTGGAAGGGGTGAACGAGCTGGCGCGTGACCAGTTCCCGACCGGCCACGGCATTCATGCAACGCCTTCGGAAATCGCCGTGACCCAGTGGGCCTATCCCGATTCCATCAAGTCGGCCGTTTATTCGCCGCAGATCGCCAACTGGGGCCCGATCCGCGAAGCCGCTGACTTCCGTGCCCGTCACCCCGATGGCCGCATGGGCTCGGACCCGGCCCAGGCTTCGCCGGAAAAGGGCCGGCAATTGGTGGAAATGGCGGCTCGCGGTCTGGTGCAGGAGGTGCAGGCCTTCAGCCGCGAATCATTGCCTGACTGA